A stretch of DNA from Streptomyces rubradiris:
GACGGTCGCGATGATGCTCGCCCGTACCACCGGCAGGTCCGACATGTTCCGGACCAGGTTGAACACTCCGAGGTTCACGAGGACCCCGGCCCCGCCGACGGCGCCGAATTTCGCCATCTCGCGTACGAGCCGTTGCAGCCTCTCGGAACGAGGTTCCATGGCTGGGCAGCTCCCGTCGGTAGGGTTCGACAACCCCGCCATGCTAGCCGTGCGGGCCCCGGCGCGCCCATGGACCGGCCCACAGCCGGGAAACAGGCTGGAAAACAGGCCGGAAAGAGATGGGGAAGCGTCGGGTAAGAGTTCATGGAGGGAGGCGATCCGGCCACCCCGTACGGCCGATACCCTAAGGGTGTGACGTTCCCGGTAGTCGGCATGGTCGGCGGGGGGCAGCTCGCGCGTATGACGCACGAGGCGGGCATCCCGTTGGGCATCAGGTTCAAGCTCCTCAGTGACACCCCTCAGGATTCCGCGGCGCAGGTCGTGAGCGATGTCGTCATCGGCGACTACCGCGACCTGGACACGCTGCGCGAGTTCGCGCGCGGATGCGACGTGATCACCTTCGATCACGAACACGTCCCCACCGAGCACCTACGGGCCCTGGAGGCGGACGGCATTCCCGTGCGCCCGGGGCCCGACGCGCTGGTGCACGCCCAGGACAAGGGCGTGATGCGGGCGAAGCTCGACGCGATCGGCATCCCGTGCCCCCGGCACCGGATCGTGGCCGACCCCGAGGACGTGGTGCGGTTCGCGGCCGAGGGCGAGGGCTTCCCCGTCGTCCTCAAGACGGTCCGCGGCGGCTACGACGGCAAGGGCGTGTGGGTCGTGGAGAACCCCGAGGAGGCCGCGGAGCCGTTCCGCGCCGGCGTCCCCGTCCTCGCCGAGGAGAAGGTCGACTACGTCCGCGAGCTGGCCGCCAACGTCGTCCGCTCCCCGCACGGCCAGGCCGTCGCCTACCCGGTGGTGGAGTCCCGGCAGGTGGACGGCGTGTGCGACACCGTGATCGCGCCCGCCCCGGACCTGCCCGAGGACCTCGCCCTGCACGCCGAGCGGCTGGCCCTGAGCATCGCCAAGGAACTGGACGTCGTCGGACACCTCGCCGTCGAGCTGTTCCAGACCCGCGACGGCCGCGTCCTGGTCAACGAGCTGGCGATGCGCCCGCACAACTCCGGCCACTGGTCCATGGACGGCGCGATCACCTCGCAGTTCGCCAACCACGTCCGCGCGGTCCTGGACCTGCCGCTGGGCGACCCGCGTCCGCGCGCCAAGTGGACGGTCATGGTCAACGTCCTGGGCGGCGACTTCCCGGACATGTACTCCGCGTACTTGCACTGCATGGCCCGGGACCCCAAGCTCAAGATCCACATGTACGGCAAGGACGTGAAGCCCGGCCGCAAGGTCGGACACGTCAACACCTACGGCGACGACCTGGACGACGTGCTGGAGCGCGCCCGTCACGCAGCCGGCTACCTGAGAGGCACGATCACCGAATGAGCCCAGTTGTAGGCATCGTCATGGGGTCGGACTCGGACTGGCCCGTCATGGAGGGCGCCGCCAAGGCCCTGGACGAGTTCGAGATCGCCTACGAGGTCGACGTCGTCTCCGCGCACCGCATGCCCCGCGAGATGATCACCTACGGCGAGCAGGCCGCCGACCGCGGACTGAAGGTGATCATCGCGGGCGCGGGCGGCGCCGCCCACCTGCCCGGCATGCTCGCCTCCGTCACCCCGCTGCCGGTCATCGGCGTGCCCGTGCCGCTGAAGTACCTCGACGGCATGGACTCGCTGCTGTCCATCGTGCAGATGCCGGCCGGCGTCCCGGTCGCCACGGTCTCCGTGGCCGGCGCCCGCAACGCCGGTCTGCTCGCGGCCCGGATGCTCGCCGCGCACGACGAGGAACTGCTGCACCGGATGCGCGACTTCCAGCAGGACCTGAACGACCAGGCCACCGAGAAGGGCAAGCGGCTGCGCGCCAAGGTCGAGGGCGCGAGCGGCTTCGGCTTCGGGAAGTGACCGGCATGGGCGCGCTGGAGGAGGTCCGGGAACTGCTGCGCGAGTTCCCGGTCGTGGACGGCCACAACGACCTGCCGTGGGCGCTGCGCGAGCAGGTCCGCTACGACCTCGACGCCCTGGACATCGCCGGGGACCGCCGCGACCGGCTGCACACCGACCTGCCGCGGCTGCGCGCGGGCGGGGTCGGCGCCCAGTACTGGTCGGTGTACGTGCCGGCCGAGCAGCCGGACCCGGTCGCGGCCACCCTGGAGCAGATCGACTGCGTCCGCCGGATGCTGGAGCGCTACCCGGCGGACCTGGCGCCCGCGCGGACCGCCGCCGACCTGGAGACGGCCCGCGCCGAGGGCCGTATCGCCTCCCTCATGGGCGCCGAGGGCGGCCACTCCATCGCCAACTCCCTGGGCACCCTGCGCGCCCTGCACGCGCTCGGCGTGCGCTACCTGACGCTCACCCACAACTCCAACGTGGACTGGGCGGACTCCGCGACCGACGTGCCCAGGGCCGGCGGCCTGACCGCCTTCGGCCGCGAGGTGGTCCGGGAGATGAACCGGCTCGGCATGCTCGTCGACCTCTCCCACGTGGCCGCCACCACCATGCGGGACGCGCTGGACGCCTCCGCCGCGCCGGTGATCTTCTCGCACTCCTCCGCCCGCGCGGTCTGCGACCACCCGCGCAACATCCCCGACGACGTCCTGGAGCGGCTGCCCGCCAACGGCGGCGTGGCGATGGTGACGTTCGTGCCCAAGTTCGTGCTCCAGGCCGCCGTCGACTGGACGGCCGCCGCCGACGAGAACCTGCGCGCCCACGGGCTGCACCACCTGGACACCAGCCCCGAGGCGATGCGGCTGCACCGCGCCTTCGAGGAGCGCCACCCGCGCCCGGTCGCCACGGTGTCCGTGGTGGCCGACCACCTGGACCACATGCGCGAGGTGGCCGGCATCGACCACCTGGGCATCGGCGGCGACTACGACGGCACCGCGTTCACCCCGGACGGCCTGGACGACGTCTCCGGCTACCCGAACCTCCTCGCCGAGCTGCTGGACCGCGGCTGGTCCCGCACCGACCTGGCCAAGCTCACCTGGCGCAACGCGGTACGCGTGCTGGGCGCGGCGGAGGACGTGGCCCGCGATCTCCAGGCCACCCGCGGCCCCTCCCTCGCCACCATCGGCGAACTGGACGGCACACCCGGCGAGAGCTGACCGGGACGTCCGAGGGTCCTCACGTGTGCTCGATCCGGCACAGGCAGAACGGATGCCCGGCCGGGTCGGCGTACACCTGGAAGTCCTTCTTCCCGCGGTCCTCCAGGTCCAGCGGACGGGCGCCGAGCGCGAGCACCCGCTCGTGGGCGGCGTCGATGTCCGCCCAGGTCGGGCCCGCGTCGAAGTCGATGTGGAGCTGCTGGCCGTTGCGGTCGGCGCGCGGCCACTCCGGCGGTGTGTGGCCCTCGGCCCGCTGGAAGGCCAGCCGGGGCCCGTCCGGCACCTGGAGGACGACCCAGTCGTCGTCCTCGGGCTCCGGGGTGCCCCCGGCCACCGCCGCGTAGAAGGCGGCCAGGCGGTGCGGGTCGGGACAGTCGAGCACGACGGTACGGAAACGGGCCACGGGTGCCATGGGTCCTCCGGTTTCTGGTGTTCGAGAGATCTCAGCCGGCGCAGAGACAGAACGGGTGCCCCGCCGGGTCGGCGTAGACACGGAAGCTGCGGGACCGGTCGGCGGTGTCCAGCGGCCTGGCGCCCAGTTCCAGCGCCTCCTTCTCGGCCGCGTCCAGGTCCGGCACGGTCAGGTCCAGGTGGAACTGCTGGGAGTGGTCAGCCGCGGGCCACTGGGGCGGCACGAACCCGGGCGCCCGCTGGAAGGCGAGCGTCGGACCGCCGGGCACCTTCAGGTCCACCCAGTCGCCGTCGTCCTCCACCGTGCCGCCCAGCACAGCGGCGTAGAAGCCGGCCAGGGCACGGGGGTCGGGACAGTCCAGGACCACGGCTTCGAGCTTGGCGAAAGCCATGACTACCTCCTCGTCGTTACCTGTAGGGAAAGGTAACCGGTAACGGTTACCCCATACTCCGCCAGAAGCGGTAACGTCGCAAGCATGAGCGAGAGATCCGCCGCTCCGGGCGGCCTGGCACTGGTCGAGTCACTGGTGAACACGCTCGACCTGGAGGCGGGTACCGACGCGCTGGACACGCCGGAGGCCCGCGTCCGGCTGGGGATCACCGAGGACGGCGTCGCCGAGGCCCGCGAACTGCGCGAGTCGCTGCGCGCCGCGCTGCTCGCCCACGCCGGCCACCCGCCGCACCGCGCCGTGACCCCGCTCGGCACCCTGCTCGCCCGGGCCCCGCTGTACGTCGCCGTGGACGACCACGACGGCTCCGCCCGACTGGCCCCCGCCGTGCAGGGTCCGCTGCTCTCCCGCGTCGCCACCGCCGTCGCCGAGGCGCTCGTCGCCGGCACCTGGACCAGGCTCAAGGCGTGCGAGTCCGAGACCTGCCACTGGGCGTACTACGACCGCAGCCCCGCCGGCCGCGGGCGCTGGTGCTCCATGCAGCTCTGCGGCGCCCGCGCCAAGATGCGCCGCTACCGCGCGAAGGGCCCCTGACCCCCGCCACCGATGGTGCACAATGCGCACAGCCCCCGGTTCGGCCGACTGAGCCTCGGCCGAACCGGGGGCGTGCGCCACGCGGAACGGCCACCACTGCCCGCGACCCGGGATGACGAACGGCCCCCCGCGTCAACAGGGGGGCCGTCGCTCTTCGGCGTGTCACACGCCGTGCCGTCAGGCCGTCGGCCGCCCCATCGCCCGGTACGTCCAGCCGGCCCGGCGCCACAGCTCCGGGTCGAGGGTGTTGCGGCCGTCGAGCAGGACCCGGGCCGCCGCGACCTCGCCCAGCGCCGCCGGGTCCAGCTCGCGGAACTCCCGCCACTCGGTCAGGTGCAGGACGACATGGGCGCCCCGGACGGCCTCCTCCGCGGTGTCGGCGTAGCCCAGGGTCGGGAAGACCTTGCGGGCGTTGGCCATGCCCTTCGGGTCGTACACCGTCACCTGGCCGCCCTGGAGGTGGATCTGCCCGGCCACGTTCAGCGCGGGCGAGTCGCGCACGTCGTCCGAGTCCGGCTTGAAGGTGGCGCCGAGCACCGCGACCCGCTTGCCGAGGAAGGAGCCGCCGCCGAGTGCCTCCCGGGCCATCTCCACCATCTGGCCGCGCCGGCGCATGTTGATGGAGTCGATCTCGCGCAGGAAGGTCAGCGCCTGGTCGGCGCCCAGCTCGCCCGCGCGGGCCATGAACGCCCGGATGTCCTTGGGCAGACAGCCGCCACCGAAGCCGACCCCGGCGCGCAGGAACTTGTGGCCGATCCGGTCGTCGTGGCCGATGGCCTCCGCGAGCTTCGCCACGTCACCGCCGGCCGCCTCGCACACCTCCGCCATCGCGTTGATGAAGGAGATCTTGGTGGCGAGGAAGGAGTTCGCGGCCGTCTTCACCAGCTCCGCGGTCGGGAAGTCGGTGACGACGAACGGCGTGCCCTCGGCCACCGGCGTCGCGTACACCTCGCGCAGCAGCTTCTCGGCGCGCTCGCCACGGACGCCGACCACGATCCGGTCCGGGTGCAGGGTGTCCTGGACGGCGAAGCCCTCGCGCAGGAACTCCGGGTTCCAGGCCAGCTCGGCGTCCGCGCCCGCCGGGGCGTGCTCGGCGAGGTAGGCCGCCAGCCGCTCGGCGGAGCCCACCGGCACGGTCGACTTGCCCACGACCAGGGCCGGGCCGTGCAGATGCGGGGCGAGGGAGGCGATCGCGGAGTCCACGTACGACATGTCGCAGGCGTACTCGCCGTGCTTCTGCGGGGTGTTGACGCACACGAAGTGCACATCGCCGAAGGCCCCGGCCTCGGCCCAGTCCGTGGTGAACCGCAGCCGCCCGGTCGAGCCCTCGATCCCGGCGACGTGCCTGCGCAGCAGCTCCTGGAGCCCCGGCTCGTACATCGGCGTCTCGCCGCGCTCCAGCAGCGCGATCTTCTCGGGTACGACGTCCAGGCCCAGCACCTCGAAGCCCAGCTCGGCCATGGCCGCGGCGTGCGTGGCGCCGAGGTAGCCGGTGCCGATCACGGTGATCTTCAGGCTCATGGGTGCTCCAGCTCGGGTCCGTCGGTCGTGCTCGGTCATGCGGGCCCGAGCATATCCGGGCCGCTCGCGGGGCATTTCTCCCGCTGTCGCGTAGGTCACGTAGGCGGGTGAGGGCCGGACCTCTAAAATTTGAGTTACTTAACGGTAATTAGCGTCAGTATCACTGCGTCTTTGGAGCGTGAGAGACCGTGGCCGGATCGGCTGACTTCGACCTGTACCGCCCGTCCGAGGAGCACGACATGCTCCGGGACGCCGTCCGCTCCCTGGTCGAGGCGAAGATCGCGCCGTACGCCGCGGTGGTGGACGAGGAGGCCCGCTTCCCGCAGGAGGCCCTCGACGCCCTGGTGGCGAACGACCTGCACGCCGTGCACGTCCCCGAGGAGTACGGCGGCTCCGGCGCCGACGCGCTCGCCACGGTCATCGTGATCGAGGAGGTCGCCCGCGCCTGTGTCTCCTCCTCGCTCATCCCGGCCGTGAACAAGCTGGGCTCGCTGCCGGTGATCCTCTCCGGCTCCGAGGAGCTGAAGAAGAAGTACCTGGGCCCGCTGGCCAAGGGCGACGCGATGTTCTCGTACTGCCTCTCCGAGCCGGACGCGGGCTCGGACGCGGCCGGCATGAAGACCAAGGCCGTCCGCGACGGCGACCACTGGGTGCTCAACGGCGTCAAGCGCTGGATCACCAACGCGGGCGTCTCCGAGTACTACACGGTGATGGCCGTGACGGACCCCTCGAAGCGCTCGAAGGGCATCTCCGCCTTCGTCGTGGAGAAGTCCGACGAGGGCGTCTCCTTCGGCGCCCCGGAGAAGAAGCTCGGCATCAAGGGCTCCCCGACCCGCGAGGTCTACTTCGACAACGTCCGCATCCCCGCCGACCGCATGATCGGCGAGGAGGGCACCGGCTTCATGACGGCCATGAAGACCCTGGACCACACCCGCATCACCATCGCGGCCCAGGCCCTCGGCGTCGCCCAGGGCGCCTTCGACTACGCCAAGGGCTACGTCCAGGAGCGCAAGCAGTTCGGCAAGCCGATCGCCGACTTCCAGGGCATCCAGTTCATGCTCGCCGACATGTCGATGAAGATCTCGGCGGCCCGCGCCCTCACCTACCAGGCCGCCGCCGCCTCCGAGCGCGGCGACGCCGACCTCACCTACCTCGGCGCCGCCGCCAAGTGCTTCGCCTCGGACGTCGCCATGGAGGTCACCACCGACGCCGTCCAGCTCCTCGGCGGCTACGGCTACACCCGCGACTACCCGGTGGAGCGCATGATGCGCGACGCCAAGATCACCCAGATCTACGAGGGCACGAACCAGGTCCAGCGCATCGTCATGGCGCGCAACCTGCCGTAGCCGTCCGGGGGTTCGGGGTCTTCGGAAGGCGTCCCTCCGGGCGCCTTCCGGCGACGACGACCCGCTCGTCCTTCTGGCCGGCCTCCTGCTCCGGGCCGTGGACCGGTGAGGGGGCGCGGGCCCGACGTGCGGGGTGGCGGGGCCGGGCGTAAGACGGAAGGGCACGGGGTCCGCCCCGGGCCCCCGCCTTCCCAGGAGGAGCCATGACCCAGTCGCCGACGATGCCCGCGCTCACGCGGGAGATGCAGGACTGCATCGCCGCCTGCATGGACTGCCACAGCATCTGCGAGGAGACCATGAGCTCCTGCATGCAGAAGGGCGGCCAGCAGCAGATGCAGATCATGCGCGCGCTGATGGACTGCTCCGAGACCACCCGGATGTGCGCCGACATGATGATGCGCCGCTCGCCCATGCACACCGACATGTGCGCGCTGTGTGCCAAGGCGTGCGACATGTGCGCCGAGGCGTGTACCACCATGCCGGACGACCAGCAGCTGACGCGCTGTGCCGAGGCGTGTCGCCGCTGTGCCGAGAGCTGCCGGACGATGGCGGGCGCCGGGCGCGTGTAGCCCCGCAACGGCAGCCGCAGCCGCAGCCGCGACGGCACGGCCGGGGGCACCCGGCCCGGCGCACCCGCGCCCCGCTTCCCGGCGCCCCCGGCCCTCGCTCCCCGGCGCCTAGTTCCCGGAGACGGTGACCTTCTCGCCGTTGTTCAGCTCGTCCACCAGCGTCTTCACCTTGGCCTTGTCCCAGACCAGGTTGCCGCCCGCGGAACCGGAGATCGGCATGTTCATCGAGGTGCCGTCACCGCCGCTGACGCCCTTCATCGCCCAGAACATCGACGCCAGGTCCCACAGCGACATGTCCTTGTCGACGATCAGGGAGTCCAGGCCCGCGCCCATGGTCGGGTAGAACGTGAACGGGTTCAGGATCGTCGACGGCGTCGCCACCTGGTGGGCCAGGGCGGCGAGGAACTTCTGCTGGTTCTTGGTCCGCTGGAGGTCGGAGGCGGCGAACGCGTGCCGGGTGCGCACGAACGCGAGGGCCTCCTGGCCGTTCAGCGTCTGCTTGCCGGCCTCGAAGTCGGCGCCCGACCACTTGTCCTTGAAGCCCTTGTCGATGGTGATCTCGACACCGCCCACCGCGTCCACGATGCTGGCGAACCCCTGGAAGCCGATCTCCACGTAGTGGTCGATGCGCAGCCCGGTGTTGGCCTCGATCGTGCGGACCAGCAGCGTCGGCCCGTCCTCGGCGTAGGTGGCGTTCAGCTTGGCGTGCCGGCCCTGCGCCGGGAACACCTTCCCGGACGTCGACCCCTGGTACGACGGCACCACCACGTCCGAGTCGCGCGGCAGCGAGATCAGCGTGTCGCCGTTGTCGCCGACGTGCAGGATCATCATCGAGTCGGTGCGCTTGCCGTCGGCGCCGCCGGTGTGCAGCTTCTTCTTGTCCTCCTTGGACATGCCCTCACGGCTGTCCGAGCCGACGATCAGGTAGTTCGTGCCGTCGCCGCCCTCCGGCCGGTCGATGACCGTGGACAGGTCCACCTCGCGGCGCAGCTTGGAGTCGGCCCAGAAGTAGGTCGCGACCGACGTGACGACCAGCACACCCGCCACCGTGATCGCCGTCCACTTGATCCGCCGCCGCCAGTTCGGCGCCGGACGCGGGCCCCGGGCGGGCGCGCCCCCCGGAGCGCCCGGACCGCGACCGCCGGGGGTGCCGTAGACCTGGCCGGTGTTGTAGCCGCTGTCGTACCCGCCGCCGGTGCCCGGTTCATGGCCCCGGCCGTCCACGTACGACGGCTGCTGCGGCACCCCGGCACCGTACGGCGGCACCGCCGGGCCGGAGCCGTCGTGCCCCGAGCGCGGTCCGGGCGGTACCGCCGGGCCGCGCCGCACCTGACGCATCACGCGGGCGCTCTCCGGCTGCGCGCCGGCACTGCCGCGTCCGTAGCGCGGGCCGCGGTTGTCGTCGGACCATCCCTCGGGCCAGTCATTCATGCGCACCAGTGTGCCGGGCGCAGCGGTGTGCCGGACAAGGGCTGTCGGAAAAACAGGGCGGTGCTGTTGCGAAGCCGACACAAATTCCGCGAATGCGCCGTCGGCATAAGGTGGAGGGCATGACAGACCAGGCCACGGAAGTGGAACCGGAGATCCCGGGCAAGCCCACCTCCGCCTCCCGCACCACCCTCAGCCACATCATGACCCACAGCGACACCAACCTGCTGGGGACGGTGCACGGCGGGGTGATCATGAAGCTGGTCGACGACGCGGCGGGCGCCGTGGCCGGCCGGCACTCCGGCGGACCCGCCGTCACCGCGTCCATGGACGAGATGGCGTTCCTGGAGCCGGTGCGCGTCGGCGACCTGGTCCATGTGAAGGCACAGGTGAACTGGACCGGCCGGACCTCGATGGAGGTCGGCGTCCGGGTCCTCGCCGAGCGCTGGAACGAGTCGGCCCCGCCCACCCAGGTCGGCTCCGCGTACCTGGTCTTCGCCGCGGTGGACGCCGACGGCAAGCCGCGCCGGGTGCCGCCGGTCATACCCGAGACCGACCGCGACCGCCGCCGCTACCAGGAGGCGCAGATCCGCCGCACCCACCGCCTGGCCCGCCGCCGCGCCATCCGCGAGCTGCGCGAACAGCGGGCGGCGGAGGGCTTCGAGGACTGAGCGCCCCCGGGAAGCACCCAGAACACCGAGCACACCGAGAACACACCGCACACCGCCGCGCCGCCGTACGGCACGGGCGGCCCACCGCTCAGCACACCACCTCGTCGCCCCGCAGCACGCTCTGTTCCGGGCGGCCCGGGTCGTCGAACCGCACGCGGCGGACGTCCTTGAAGTCGGCGCCGGCCGTCACCTTCAGCAGCGGTCCCTGGCCCGGCACCGCCCGCAGCTCGCTGCCCGGCAGGGCCGCGGCCAGGGAGCGGGCGGAGCGGTCCCAGCGGGGGTCGTAGAAGACCAGCGTGCGGGGCACGTGGGCGGGGGCGGTCACCGGCCGGTGGGTGGTGGCGAAACCGGTCGCCGCGAGCGCCGCGTCGAGGCGCTTGCCCAGCCCCACGGTGCCCGTGCCGTTCGCCACCTGCACCCGGATCGTCTCCGGCGCCACCTCCACCGGCACCGGCGCGGGTCCCCGGGAGCGGCGCGCGGGGTCCTGGGCCAGCGGCTTGTCGTCGCGTACCGCCGCGAACAGCTTCGCCGCCTTCGCCGTGTCCCACTTCAGGGTCGAGCCGATGCCCTTGACCTGGTAGTCCAGCCGCCCGATGGGCACGGTGGTGAATTCCGAGGAGGACGGCGAGAAGTTCCGCATCGCCCGGCCGAGGTCGAGCAGCTCGTCGGTGCCGAAGCCCGCGTCCGCGCGGACCGAGCCGAGCACGGCCCGGGTCACGTCCCGGAACCGCATCGGGTTCAGCAGCACCCCGGAGGAGGTCGTCTTGTCGAGCAGCGCGGCCAGGAACCGCTGCTGCCGTTTCATCCGGCCCAGGTCGCTGGCCCCGTCGACGTGCCGGGCGCGCACGTACTGGAGGGCCTGCCCGCCCCGCAGGGTGTGCCGTCCGGGGGCGAGGTCGAGCCCGGTGTACCGGTCCTTCAGCGGGGTCGGCGTGCAGACCTCGACCCCGCCGAGCACGTCCACGGTCCGCATGAAGCTGGTGAAGTCGACCTCCAGGTAGTGGTCGATCTTCACGTGGGTCATGTTCTCCACCGTGCGGATGGTCAGCTGCGGGCCGCCCTCGGCGTAGGCCGCGTTGAGCCTGACCGGGTGCGGGCCGTGCCGCCGCCCCGAGTTCCGGTCGGTGTGCGCCGGCATCTCGGCGTAGGAGTCGCGTGGCAGGCTCACCACCGTGGCCCGCTCCCGGTCGTCGGCGACGTGCACGATCATCATGGTGTCGGTGCAGTGGCAGGGCTGGCCGCCCAGCCGGAAGGCGCGCCGGTCCCGCTCGCTGACCCTGTCCCGGGCGTCGGTGCCGACCAGCAGCACGTTCATGCCGTGCCCGCCCCGGGGCCGGTTCTTCATGTCCTTGAAGGCGTCGATCCGGGCGATGCCCGCGTCCAGGCTGCTGACCACCGCGTGGCCGATCCCGGCGGAGGCGAGCACCACGACCGACAGGGTGGTGACCGCCCGCATGGCCCAGCGGGGCCGCCGTGGCGGCCGGACCGGCGTCATGGCCCGCTCGGGCGGGCGCGGCACACGGCGGGGCGGCTGCGGGCGGCGCTGCGGACGCGCCGGGGACCGGGGCGGGCTGGGCAAGGGGACACCTCCGGACGAGGCCGTACGCGGAATCCTGGAGCACAGTAGGCCGATACGATCTCCAGCCCGCGCCGCGGCCCCGGTGGCGCGCATCCGTGTCCCCCGTTCGCGGTAACGTGAGGCTCCTATGAACGCCAAGCCCGACGTGCGGCTCCCCGCAGTGTCCGTGATCATGCCCGTCCTCAACGAGGAGCGGCATCTGCGCGGAGCCGTCGAAGCGATCCTCGCGCAGGAGTACGGCGGCGAGATGGAGGTCGTGATCGCCCTCGGTCCGTCCACGGACCGCACGGACGAGATCGCCGCCGAGCTGGTCCGCGCCGACCCCCGCGTGCACACCGTGCCCAACCCGACCGGCCGCACCCCGGCCGCCCTGAACGCGGCGATCAAGGCGTCCCGGCACCCGGTCGTGGTCCGCGTGGACGGCCACGGCATGCTCTCGCCGAACTACATCGCCACCGCCGTGCGGCTGCTGGAGGAGACCGGCGCGCAGAACGTCGGCGGCATCATGCACGCCGAGGGCGAGAACGCCTGGGAGCACGCGGTGGCCGCCGCGATGACGTCGAAGATCGGCGTCGGCAACGCGGCCTTCCACACCGGCGGCCAGGCCGGCCCCGCCGAGACCGTCTACCTCGGCGTGTTCCGGCGCGAGGCGCTGGAGCAGCAGGGCGGCTACAACGAGGAGTTCATCCGCGCCCAGGACTGGGAGCTGAACTTCCGGATCCGTGAGGCGGGCGGGCTGATCTGGTTCTCGCCCGAGCTGCGGGTGTCGTACCGGCCGCGGCCGTCGGTGCGCGCGCTGGCCAAGCAGTACAAGGACTACGGCCGCTGGCGGCACGTCGTCGCCCGCTACCACTCCGGGTCCATCAACCTGCGCTACCTCGCCCCGCCGGTGGCGGTGTGCGCGATCGCGGCGGGCCTCGTCGTCGGCGTCGCGCTGACCCCCTGGGGCCTGGTGGTCCCCGGCGGCTACCTGGCAGCGATCGTCGCGGGCTCGGTCCCGGCCGGCAAGGGGCTGCCGCCGGCGGCCCGGCTGCGCATACCGGTGGCCCTGGCCACGATGCACATGTCCTGGGGCTGGGGCTTCCTTACCAGCCCGAAGTCGCTGGCGCGCAAGGTCATCGCCTCCCGCCGGCCCGCGGTCCACGCCTGAACCCGCGCGGGGCCCCGTCCACCGGGGCCCCGGAAGCCGGTCCGCTACCAGCGGTACGGCGCGTACACGTCCATGCACTTGGAGGTGTCCGAGCCGTTCACGGCGTCGGAGTTCTCCGGCAGGTCGCCGGCCTTCGGCTCGGACTCCTTCGGGTAGGACGGGCCGGAGCGCCAGTCCGCGCCGACGACGACCGTGACCCCCGAGACGTCGGTCGACTTCTGCACCTGGGCCATCGGGATGCCCAGCGCCCCGGCCACCGCCTGGGCGTCACCCTCCAGGTCCGCGCTCGGATACCGCACCAGCGTCTTGTCCTCGGCCAGGCTCCCCGAGGCGTCGGCCTGCGCCCGGGCGTAGCCCTTGCCGGCGAGCACCTGGGCGATCGCCGACGCCCGCTGCCGTACCGCGGCCTCGTCGGAGGTCCGGGTGGCGTTGCGCACCAGCACCCCGAGCGCGGCCGGGTCCAGCGAGGGCTTCTTGTCCGGCTTCTTCGCGGCCGTGCCCTTCTTGCCGCCCTTCCCGTCCGGCTTCCCGCCGTTCTTGTCGAACGGCACGTCGTCCCGGAGCATCTGCCACATCT
This window harbors:
- a CDS encoding VOC family protein: MAPVARFRTVVLDCPDPHRLAAFYAAVAGGTPEPEDDDWVVLQVPDGPRLAFQRAEGHTPPEWPRADRNGQQLHIDFDAGPTWADIDAAHERVLALGARPLDLEDRGKKDFQVYADPAGHPFCLCRIEHT
- the purE gene encoding 5-(carboxyamino)imidazole ribonucleotide mutase, whose protein sequence is MSPVVGIVMGSDSDWPVMEGAAKALDEFEIAYEVDVVSAHRMPREMITYGEQAADRGLKVIIAGAGGAAHLPGMLASVTPLPVIGVPVPLKYLDGMDSLLSIVQMPAGVPVATVSVAGARNAGLLAARMLAAHDEELLHRMRDFQQDLNDQATEKGKRLRAKVEGASGFGFGK
- a CDS encoding 5-(carboxyamino)imidazole ribonucleotide synthase — translated: MTFPVVGMVGGGQLARMTHEAGIPLGIRFKLLSDTPQDSAAQVVSDVVIGDYRDLDTLREFARGCDVITFDHEHVPTEHLRALEADGIPVRPGPDALVHAQDKGVMRAKLDAIGIPCPRHRIVADPEDVVRFAAEGEGFPVVLKTVRGGYDGKGVWVVENPEEAAEPFRAGVPVLAEEKVDYVRELAANVVRSPHGQAVAYPVVESRQVDGVCDTVIAPAPDLPEDLALHAERLALSIAKELDVVGHLAVELFQTRDGRVLVNELAMRPHNSGHWSMDGAITSQFANHVRAVLDLPLGDPRPRAKWTVMVNVLGGDFPDMYSAYLHCMARDPKLKIHMYGKDVKPGRKVGHVNTYGDDLDDVLERARHAAGYLRGTITE
- a CDS encoding CGNR zinc finger domain-containing protein, coding for MSERSAAPGGLALVESLVNTLDLEAGTDALDTPEARVRLGITEDGVAEARELRESLRAALLAHAGHPPHRAVTPLGTLLARAPLYVAVDDHDGSARLAPAVQGPLLSRVATAVAEALVAGTWTRLKACESETCHWAYYDRSPAGRGRWCSMQLCGARAKMRRYRAKGP
- a CDS encoding VOC family protein; the protein is MAFAKLEAVVLDCPDPRALAGFYAAVLGGTVEDDGDWVDLKVPGGPTLAFQRAPGFVPPQWPAADHSQQFHLDLTVPDLDAAEKEALELGARPLDTADRSRSFRVYADPAGHPFCLCAG
- a CDS encoding acyl-CoA dehydrogenase — its product is MAGSADFDLYRPSEEHDMLRDAVRSLVEAKIAPYAAVVDEEARFPQEALDALVANDLHAVHVPEEYGGSGADALATVIVIEEVARACVSSSLIPAVNKLGSLPVILSGSEELKKKYLGPLAKGDAMFSYCLSEPDAGSDAAGMKTKAVRDGDHWVLNGVKRWITNAGVSEYYTVMAVTDPSKRSKGISAFVVEKSDEGVSFGAPEKKLGIKGSPTREVYFDNVRIPADRMIGEEGTGFMTAMKTLDHTRITIAAQALGVAQGAFDYAKGYVQERKQFGKPIADFQGIQFMLADMSMKISAARALTYQAAAASERGDADLTYLGAAAKCFASDVAMEVTTDAVQLLGGYGYTRDYPVERMMRDAKITQIYEGTNQVQRIVMARNLP
- a CDS encoding dipeptidase — its product is MGALEEVRELLREFPVVDGHNDLPWALREQVRYDLDALDIAGDRRDRLHTDLPRLRAGGVGAQYWSVYVPAEQPDPVAATLEQIDCVRRMLERYPADLAPARTAADLETARAEGRIASLMGAEGGHSIANSLGTLRALHALGVRYLTLTHNSNVDWADSATDVPRAGGLTAFGREVVREMNRLGMLVDLSHVAATTMRDALDASAAPVIFSHSSARAVCDHPRNIPDDVLERLPANGGVAMVTFVPKFVLQAAVDWTAAADENLRAHGLHHLDTSPEAMRLHRAFEERHPRPVATVSVVADHLDHMREVAGIDHLGIGGDYDGTAFTPDGLDDVSGYPNLLAELLDRGWSRTDLAKLTWRNAVRVLGAAEDVARDLQATRGPSLATIGELDGTPGES
- a CDS encoding UDP-glucose dehydrogenase family protein, with amino-acid sequence MSLKITVIGTGYLGATHAAAMAELGFEVLGLDVVPEKIALLERGETPMYEPGLQELLRRHVAGIEGSTGRLRFTTDWAEAGAFGDVHFVCVNTPQKHGEYACDMSYVDSAIASLAPHLHGPALVVGKSTVPVGSAERLAAYLAEHAPAGADAELAWNPEFLREGFAVQDTLHPDRIVVGVRGERAEKLLREVYATPVAEGTPFVVTDFPTAELVKTAANSFLATKISFINAMAEVCEAAGGDVAKLAEAIGHDDRIGHKFLRAGVGFGGGCLPKDIRAFMARAGELGADQALTFLREIDSINMRRRGQMVEMAREALGGGSFLGKRVAVLGATFKPDSDDVRDSPALNVAGQIHLQGGQVTVYDPKGMANARKVFPTLGYADTAEEAVRGAHVVLHLTEWREFRELDPAALGEVAAARVLLDGRNTLDPELWRRAGWTYRAMGRPTA